In Sphaeramia orbicularis chromosome 5, fSphaOr1.1, whole genome shotgun sequence, a genomic segment contains:
- the terf2ip gene encoding telomeric repeat-binding factor 2-interacting protein 1 isoform X3 — MIMPSKQQDEAKSKISPVLFMTVSGEPMSFFLRPGPVKRKLQPLITAGGGMLCNVQKPGAILLIDPEERASVSETTAHWYISTQYVHDCIEKDEQLTLEDYRLNPEVEKAYSTRLRNSKESPPASAGGRTAYTAKEDAAILNYVRKHKTEAGGNKLWQEMEKQRVTSHSWQSMKYRYRVRLAHKLSESEEKQTKTHSEGPEPVKTDTTETELTQIDAQPISDESTQAEDAEAQTSTSPQEEVQVVNPLTKEQPVEGTQVETVEAETSNCSQLEEQCWELETNTQLALNESPEPEAVEPTISPETGDVPEDHPPSQPDSLLETPSQNVLSKKQKASPKEAQGEPPTRVTRRQLKLEGPQPYNKKLRSSSTPNKSSPEPSKKTKLSIRSAHQKDITADQPPVKRARGKGGAKVLANEQEESEENGTSKTEQPGDESSSVTQKGQKKTEKRKLGILELATKEFEDDSEADEDESPDLQNKTETVAMQSALTSDPSSDVPSSVLNYEHGATVQEPAEDTQASSGCHLAEVDVPEPAEFQTVASEPAPSEPAPSEVHTTSKAHLFIFDHESQEEDSESLVGDGAAHPPDSQTKLNGDTAPSLTQAQLEEDKQRIRDLMNQTNQDLASVTKALLKTSGDWSAALDLLLDPSSFSGPFWTYSDDSLLDSADPDDRHMLQEKYGEEGVAKRLVFLAVEGSS, encoded by the exons ATG ATAATGCCGTCCAAACAGCAGGATGAGGCCAAATCTAAAATCTCTCCTGTGCTCTTCATGACTGTGTCCGGTGAGCCAATGTCTTTCTTCCTGAGGCCGGGTCCTGTCAAACGGAAGCTCCAGCCGCTCATCACAGCTGGTGGAGGGATGCTGTGTAATGTACAGAAGCCTGGAGCCATCCTCCTGATTGACCCTGAGGAGAGAGCCTCTGTTTCTGAAACCACAGCTCACTG gtaTATTTCCACTCAGTACGTTCATGACTGCATTGAGAAGGATGAACAGCTGACCTTAGAGGACTACAGATTAAATCCTGAGGTAGAAAAGGCATATTCTACTAGACTGAGAAACAGCAAAGAGAGCCCTCCGGCCTCTGCAGGAG GTAGAACTGCCTACACCGCCAAGGAGGATGCTGCCATTTTGAATTATGTAAGGAAACATAAAACAGAGGCTGGGGGAAACAAACTATGGCAAGAAATGGAGAAGCAACGTGTGACCAGTCACAGCTGGCAGTCGATGAAATACCGCTACAGAGTGCGACTGGCCCACAAACTATCAGAGTCTGAGGAGAAGCAAACAAAG ACACATTCAGAAGGCCCTGAACCTGTCAAGACAGATACAACAGAAACAGAATTGACACAG ATAGATGCACAGCCAATATCAGATGAAAGTACACAAGCAGAAGATGCAGAGGCTCAAACATCCACCTCTCCCCAAGAAGAAGTACAGGTTGTGAACCCACTAACTAAGGAACAGCCAGTTGAAGGCACACAAGTAGAAACTGTAGAAGCTGAAACATCTAACTGCTCCCAACTTGAGGAGCAATGTTGGGAACTGGAGACCAATACCCAACTTGCTCTGAATGAGAGCCCAGAACCAGAAGCAGTGGAACCAACTATTTCCCCTGAAACAGGAGATGTACCAGAGGACCACCCACCATCTCAACCTGACTCTCTGCTTGAAACACCCTCTCAGAATGTCCTCAGTAAGAAGCAGAAGGCCTCCCCAAAGGAGGCCCAAGGAGAGCCTCCGACACGAGTAACCCGCAGGCAGCTTAAGCTGGAAGGGCCTCAGCCTTACAACAAAAAACTCAGATCATCATCAACCCCTAACAAGTCTTCTCCCGAGCCCTCAAAGAAAACCAAATTATCAATAAGGTCTGCTCATCAAAAAGACATAACAGCTGACCAGCCGCCGGTGAAAAGGGCCAGAGGAAAAGGCGGGGCTAAAGTGCTGGCAAATGAGCAGgaagaaagtgaagaaaatggCACCTCTAAAACAGAACAGCCAG GTGATGAATCCAGTTCAGTGACACAGAAGggacaaaagaaaacagaaaagagaaaGTTGGGAATTCTTGAATTGGCCACAAAGGAGTTTGAAGATGACAGTGAG GCTGATGAGGATGAATCTCCAGATctccaaaacaaaactgaaacagtTGCAATGCAGTCAGCTTTGACATCAGACCCATCTTCAGATGTACCTTCATCAGTCTTGAACTATGAACATGGAGCAACCGTTCAAGAGCCTGCAGAAGACACCCAGGCCTCCAGTGGCTGCCATTTGGCTGAGGTGGATGTTCCTGAGCCTGCAGAATTTCAGACTGTGGCGTCTGAACCTGCACCCTCTGAACCTGCACCGTCAGAGGTCCACACCACCTCCAAAGCCCACCTCTTTATATTTGACCATGAATCTCAGGAAGAAGACTCGGAGTCCCTCGTTGGTGACGGTGCAGCACATCCTCCAGACTCACAGACAAAACTGAATGGAGACACTGCACCTTCACTGACTCAGGCTCAGTTAGAGGAGGACAAGCAGCGAATCAGGGACTTAATGAACCAGACAAATCAG GACTTAGCGAGTGTGACCAAAGCTCTACTGAAGACCAGTGGAGACTGGTCTGCTGCACTGGATCTGCTTTTGGACCCCTCCTCTTTTTCTGGACCATTTTGGACTTACTCAGATGACAGCCTTCTGGATTCTGCTGATCCCGATGATCGTCACATGCTGCAGGAGAAATATGGCGAGGAGGGTGTGGCCAAGAGACTAGTGTTCCTTGCGGTAGAGGGGTCAAGTTGA
- the terf2ip gene encoding telomeric repeat-binding factor 2-interacting protein 1 isoform X2: MPSKQQDEAKSKISPVLFMTVSGEPMSFFLRPGPVKRKLQPLITAGGGMLCNVQKPGAILLIDPEERASVSETTAHWYISTQYVHDCIEKDEQLTLEDYRLNPEVEKAYSTRLRNSKESPPASAGGRTAYTAKEDAAILNYVRKHKTEAGGNKLWQEMEKQRVTSHSWQSMKYRYRVRLAHKLSESEEKQTKGDGNLETEAQSSSSNDADVSPKTHSEGPEPVKTDTTETELTQIDAQPISDESTQAEDAEAQTSTSPQEEVQVVNPLTKEQPVEGTQVETVEAETSNCSQLEEQCWELETNTQLALNESPEPEAVEPTISPETGDVPEDHPPSQPDSLLETPSQNVLSKKQKASPKEAQGEPPTRVTRRQLKLEGPQPYNKKLRSSSTPNKSSPEPSKKTKLSIRSAHQKDITADQPPVKRARGKGGAKVLANEQEESEENGTSKTEQPGDESSSVTQKGQKKTEKRKLGILELATKEFEDDSEADEDESPDLQNKTETVAMQSALTSDPSSDVPSSVLNYEHGATVQEPAEDTQASSGCHLAEVDVPEPAEFQTVASEPAPSEPAPSEVHTTSKAHLFIFDHESQEEDSESLVGDGAAHPPDSQTKLNGDTAPSLTQAQLEEDKQRIRDLMNQTNQDLASVTKALLKTSGDWSAALDLLLDPSSFSGPFWTYSDDSLLDSADPDDRHMLQEKYGEEGVAKRLVFLAVEGSS, from the exons ATGCCGTCCAAACAGCAGGATGAGGCCAAATCTAAAATCTCTCCTGTGCTCTTCATGACTGTGTCCGGTGAGCCAATGTCTTTCTTCCTGAGGCCGGGTCCTGTCAAACGGAAGCTCCAGCCGCTCATCACAGCTGGTGGAGGGATGCTGTGTAATGTACAGAAGCCTGGAGCCATCCTCCTGATTGACCCTGAGGAGAGAGCCTCTGTTTCTGAAACCACAGCTCACTG gtaTATTTCCACTCAGTACGTTCATGACTGCATTGAGAAGGATGAACAGCTGACCTTAGAGGACTACAGATTAAATCCTGAGGTAGAAAAGGCATATTCTACTAGACTGAGAAACAGCAAAGAGAGCCCTCCGGCCTCTGCAGGAG GTAGAACTGCCTACACCGCCAAGGAGGATGCTGCCATTTTGAATTATGTAAGGAAACATAAAACAGAGGCTGGGGGAAACAAACTATGGCAAGAAATGGAGAAGCAACGTGTGACCAGTCACAGCTGGCAGTCGATGAAATACCGCTACAGAGTGCGACTGGCCCACAAACTATCAGAGTCTGAGGAGAAGCAAACAAAG GGAGACGGAAATTTAGAGACAGAAGCTCAGTCATCCTCCAGTAATGATGCAGATGTTTCTCCAAAGACACATTCAGAAGGCCCTGAACCTGTCAAGACAGATACAACAGAAACAGAATTGACACAG ATAGATGCACAGCCAATATCAGATGAAAGTACACAAGCAGAAGATGCAGAGGCTCAAACATCCACCTCTCCCCAAGAAGAAGTACAGGTTGTGAACCCACTAACTAAGGAACAGCCAGTTGAAGGCACACAAGTAGAAACTGTAGAAGCTGAAACATCTAACTGCTCCCAACTTGAGGAGCAATGTTGGGAACTGGAGACCAATACCCAACTTGCTCTGAATGAGAGCCCAGAACCAGAAGCAGTGGAACCAACTATTTCCCCTGAAACAGGAGATGTACCAGAGGACCACCCACCATCTCAACCTGACTCTCTGCTTGAAACACCCTCTCAGAATGTCCTCAGTAAGAAGCAGAAGGCCTCCCCAAAGGAGGCCCAAGGAGAGCCTCCGACACGAGTAACCCGCAGGCAGCTTAAGCTGGAAGGGCCTCAGCCTTACAACAAAAAACTCAGATCATCATCAACCCCTAACAAGTCTTCTCCCGAGCCCTCAAAGAAAACCAAATTATCAATAAGGTCTGCTCATCAAAAAGACATAACAGCTGACCAGCCGCCGGTGAAAAGGGCCAGAGGAAAAGGCGGGGCTAAAGTGCTGGCAAATGAGCAGgaagaaagtgaagaaaatggCACCTCTAAAACAGAACAGCCAG GTGATGAATCCAGTTCAGTGACACAGAAGggacaaaagaaaacagaaaagagaaaGTTGGGAATTCTTGAATTGGCCACAAAGGAGTTTGAAGATGACAGTGAG GCTGATGAGGATGAATCTCCAGATctccaaaacaaaactgaaacagtTGCAATGCAGTCAGCTTTGACATCAGACCCATCTTCAGATGTACCTTCATCAGTCTTGAACTATGAACATGGAGCAACCGTTCAAGAGCCTGCAGAAGACACCCAGGCCTCCAGTGGCTGCCATTTGGCTGAGGTGGATGTTCCTGAGCCTGCAGAATTTCAGACTGTGGCGTCTGAACCTGCACCCTCTGAACCTGCACCGTCAGAGGTCCACACCACCTCCAAAGCCCACCTCTTTATATTTGACCATGAATCTCAGGAAGAAGACTCGGAGTCCCTCGTTGGTGACGGTGCAGCACATCCTCCAGACTCACAGACAAAACTGAATGGAGACACTGCACCTTCACTGACTCAGGCTCAGTTAGAGGAGGACAAGCAGCGAATCAGGGACTTAATGAACCAGACAAATCAG GACTTAGCGAGTGTGACCAAAGCTCTACTGAAGACCAGTGGAGACTGGTCTGCTGCACTGGATCTGCTTTTGGACCCCTCCTCTTTTTCTGGACCATTTTGGACTTACTCAGATGACAGCCTTCTGGATTCTGCTGATCCCGATGATCGTCACATGCTGCAGGAGAAATATGGCGAGGAGGGTGTGGCCAAGAGACTAGTGTTCCTTGCGGTAGAGGGGTCAAGTTGA
- the terf2ip gene encoding telomeric repeat-binding factor 2-interacting protein 1 isoform X1: MIMPSKQQDEAKSKISPVLFMTVSGEPMSFFLRPGPVKRKLQPLITAGGGMLCNVQKPGAILLIDPEERASVSETTAHWYISTQYVHDCIEKDEQLTLEDYRLNPEVEKAYSTRLRNSKESPPASAGGRTAYTAKEDAAILNYVRKHKTEAGGNKLWQEMEKQRVTSHSWQSMKYRYRVRLAHKLSESEEKQTKGDGNLETEAQSSSSNDADVSPKTHSEGPEPVKTDTTETELTQIDAQPISDESTQAEDAEAQTSTSPQEEVQVVNPLTKEQPVEGTQVETVEAETSNCSQLEEQCWELETNTQLALNESPEPEAVEPTISPETGDVPEDHPPSQPDSLLETPSQNVLSKKQKASPKEAQGEPPTRVTRRQLKLEGPQPYNKKLRSSSTPNKSSPEPSKKTKLSIRSAHQKDITADQPPVKRARGKGGAKVLANEQEESEENGTSKTEQPGDESSSVTQKGQKKTEKRKLGILELATKEFEDDSEADEDESPDLQNKTETVAMQSALTSDPSSDVPSSVLNYEHGATVQEPAEDTQASSGCHLAEVDVPEPAEFQTVASEPAPSEPAPSEVHTTSKAHLFIFDHESQEEDSESLVGDGAAHPPDSQTKLNGDTAPSLTQAQLEEDKQRIRDLMNQTNQDLASVTKALLKTSGDWSAALDLLLDPSSFSGPFWTYSDDSLLDSADPDDRHMLQEKYGEEGVAKRLVFLAVEGSS, translated from the exons ATG ATAATGCCGTCCAAACAGCAGGATGAGGCCAAATCTAAAATCTCTCCTGTGCTCTTCATGACTGTGTCCGGTGAGCCAATGTCTTTCTTCCTGAGGCCGGGTCCTGTCAAACGGAAGCTCCAGCCGCTCATCACAGCTGGTGGAGGGATGCTGTGTAATGTACAGAAGCCTGGAGCCATCCTCCTGATTGACCCTGAGGAGAGAGCCTCTGTTTCTGAAACCACAGCTCACTG gtaTATTTCCACTCAGTACGTTCATGACTGCATTGAGAAGGATGAACAGCTGACCTTAGAGGACTACAGATTAAATCCTGAGGTAGAAAAGGCATATTCTACTAGACTGAGAAACAGCAAAGAGAGCCCTCCGGCCTCTGCAGGAG GTAGAACTGCCTACACCGCCAAGGAGGATGCTGCCATTTTGAATTATGTAAGGAAACATAAAACAGAGGCTGGGGGAAACAAACTATGGCAAGAAATGGAGAAGCAACGTGTGACCAGTCACAGCTGGCAGTCGATGAAATACCGCTACAGAGTGCGACTGGCCCACAAACTATCAGAGTCTGAGGAGAAGCAAACAAAG GGAGACGGAAATTTAGAGACAGAAGCTCAGTCATCCTCCAGTAATGATGCAGATGTTTCTCCAAAGACACATTCAGAAGGCCCTGAACCTGTCAAGACAGATACAACAGAAACAGAATTGACACAG ATAGATGCACAGCCAATATCAGATGAAAGTACACAAGCAGAAGATGCAGAGGCTCAAACATCCACCTCTCCCCAAGAAGAAGTACAGGTTGTGAACCCACTAACTAAGGAACAGCCAGTTGAAGGCACACAAGTAGAAACTGTAGAAGCTGAAACATCTAACTGCTCCCAACTTGAGGAGCAATGTTGGGAACTGGAGACCAATACCCAACTTGCTCTGAATGAGAGCCCAGAACCAGAAGCAGTGGAACCAACTATTTCCCCTGAAACAGGAGATGTACCAGAGGACCACCCACCATCTCAACCTGACTCTCTGCTTGAAACACCCTCTCAGAATGTCCTCAGTAAGAAGCAGAAGGCCTCCCCAAAGGAGGCCCAAGGAGAGCCTCCGACACGAGTAACCCGCAGGCAGCTTAAGCTGGAAGGGCCTCAGCCTTACAACAAAAAACTCAGATCATCATCAACCCCTAACAAGTCTTCTCCCGAGCCCTCAAAGAAAACCAAATTATCAATAAGGTCTGCTCATCAAAAAGACATAACAGCTGACCAGCCGCCGGTGAAAAGGGCCAGAGGAAAAGGCGGGGCTAAAGTGCTGGCAAATGAGCAGgaagaaagtgaagaaaatggCACCTCTAAAACAGAACAGCCAG GTGATGAATCCAGTTCAGTGACACAGAAGggacaaaagaaaacagaaaagagaaaGTTGGGAATTCTTGAATTGGCCACAAAGGAGTTTGAAGATGACAGTGAG GCTGATGAGGATGAATCTCCAGATctccaaaacaaaactgaaacagtTGCAATGCAGTCAGCTTTGACATCAGACCCATCTTCAGATGTACCTTCATCAGTCTTGAACTATGAACATGGAGCAACCGTTCAAGAGCCTGCAGAAGACACCCAGGCCTCCAGTGGCTGCCATTTGGCTGAGGTGGATGTTCCTGAGCCTGCAGAATTTCAGACTGTGGCGTCTGAACCTGCACCCTCTGAACCTGCACCGTCAGAGGTCCACACCACCTCCAAAGCCCACCTCTTTATATTTGACCATGAATCTCAGGAAGAAGACTCGGAGTCCCTCGTTGGTGACGGTGCAGCACATCCTCCAGACTCACAGACAAAACTGAATGGAGACACTGCACCTTCACTGACTCAGGCTCAGTTAGAGGAGGACAAGCAGCGAATCAGGGACTTAATGAACCAGACAAATCAG GACTTAGCGAGTGTGACCAAAGCTCTACTGAAGACCAGTGGAGACTGGTCTGCTGCACTGGATCTGCTTTTGGACCCCTCCTCTTTTTCTGGACCATTTTGGACTTACTCAGATGACAGCCTTCTGGATTCTGCTGATCCCGATGATCGTCACATGCTGCAGGAGAAATATGGCGAGGAGGGTGTGGCCAAGAGACTAGTGTTCCTTGCGGTAGAGGGGTCAAGTTGA